The following proteins are co-located in the Brachybacterium sacelli genome:
- a CDS encoding ABC transporter substrate-binding protein, whose translation MTPSSPPGPPLSRRTLFAAGGAFAAAGLAGCGGSGRAEVTFYQSKREAIQYFAGLLTDFDDSHRDLRVVHDIATNLSASFVRKTPPDIACQNYNLEMARFMERGALSDLADMPEAEMIREDVQDLADWYPTYEGRTSVIPFSVAGAAVIYNRRIFEEHGLEVPETWSDFLGVCETLRGAGVTPIYGTFADPWTVNQGLFDYTIGGMIDVRSFFEQMNEIGEDVGPDSEVSFQTTMLEPIERMLELLPYHQDDAASRVYGDGNTAVARGEAAMLFQGPWALAEIEKAGSEEELSTFPLPATEDPAERKIRVSIDLSLWIPEAAGEKDGARELLSYFMTPEVQHPYNEALLALGTTKEAPPASDPRIAPMQEFYDAGMYTGAPSQFIPLTIPWENYLQSIIYGADPEGVLARLDSDWARLAYRS comes from the coding sequence ATGACGCCCTCCTCCCCTCCCGGCCCACCTTTGAGCAGGCGCACGCTGTTCGCCGCCGGCGGCGCCTTCGCCGCCGCAGGGCTGGCCGGATGCGGCGGCTCCGGCCGCGCCGAGGTGACCTTCTACCAATCCAAGCGGGAGGCGATCCAGTACTTCGCGGGCCTGCTGACCGACTTCGACGATTCCCATCGCGACCTCAGGGTCGTCCATGACATCGCCACCAACCTCTCGGCGAGCTTCGTGCGGAAGACCCCTCCGGACATCGCCTGCCAGAACTACAACCTCGAGATGGCCCGCTTCATGGAACGGGGAGCCCTCTCCGACCTCGCCGACATGCCCGAGGCCGAGATGATCCGCGAGGACGTCCAGGACCTCGCCGACTGGTACCCCACCTACGAGGGCCGCACCTCCGTCATCCCGTTCTCCGTCGCCGGCGCCGCCGTGATCTACAACCGGCGGATCTTCGAGGAGCACGGCCTCGAGGTGCCCGAGACGTGGAGCGACTTCCTGGGCGTGTGCGAGACGCTCCGGGGCGCGGGGGTCACCCCGATCTACGGCACCTTCGCCGACCCCTGGACGGTCAACCAGGGCCTGTTCGACTACACGATCGGCGGCATGATCGACGTCCGCTCGTTCTTCGAGCAGATGAACGAGATCGGCGAGGACGTCGGCCCCGACTCCGAGGTCTCCTTCCAGACCACGATGCTCGAGCCGATCGAGCGCATGCTCGAGCTGCTCCCTTACCACCAGGACGATGCGGCCAGCCGCGTCTACGGCGACGGCAACACCGCCGTTGCCCGGGGCGAGGCCGCGATGCTGTTCCAGGGCCCGTGGGCGCTCGCGGAGATCGAGAAGGCGGGCTCCGAGGAGGAGCTGTCCACCTTCCCGCTGCCGGCCACCGAAGATCCCGCCGAGCGGAAGATCCGCGTCAGCATCGACCTGTCGCTGTGGATCCCCGAGGCCGCCGGCGAGAAGGACGGCGCCCGGGAGCTGTTGTCCTACTTCATGACCCCCGAGGTGCAGCACCCGTACAACGAGGCGCTGCTGGCGCTGGGCACCACGAAGGAGGCGCCCCCGGCGAGTGACCCGCGGATCGCGCCGATGCAGGAGTTCTACGACGCCGGGATGTACACCGGCGCGCCCTCCCAGTTCATCCCGCTGACGATCCCCTGGGAGAACTACCTGCAGTCCATCATCTACGGCGCGGATCCCGAAGGCGTGCTCGCCCGCCTGGACTCCGACTGGGCACGCCTGGCCTACCGCTCCTGA
- a CDS encoding helix-turn-helix domain-containing protein: MDDDVNTSARSVADKVMALLHALGTAEHPVRLAELSEVSDTSKGTCRRLLLDLCSQGYAHSPARGLYLAGPQLQGLAAAVVRNDPLGGVSADSLDALARATGHLAARVSVADGRAVVLGVENPQRLPLALQVGDQLPAHPLWSEGATTDDGPVEEYPSGSTWTLAAPTDEQGTTFLVLVGFTFMRPQDETAAQLLAGHARALGEAMTGLRDAG, encoded by the coding sequence ATGGATGACGACGTCAACACCTCCGCGCGGTCCGTGGCGGACAAGGTCATGGCACTTCTGCACGCGCTCGGGACCGCGGAGCACCCCGTGCGTCTGGCGGAGTTGTCCGAGGTCAGCGACACGAGCAAGGGCACCTGCCGGCGCCTGCTGCTGGACCTGTGCAGCCAGGGCTACGCACACTCGCCCGCCCGCGGCCTCTATCTCGCAGGCCCGCAACTGCAGGGCCTGGCCGCGGCGGTGGTGCGCAACGATCCGCTCGGCGGCGTGAGCGCGGACTCGCTCGACGCGCTGGCCCGCGCGACGGGCCACCTCGCCGCCCGCGTGAGCGTCGCGGACGGCCGCGCAGTGGTGCTCGGCGTCGAGAACCCGCAACGGCTGCCGCTGGCGCTGCAGGTGGGGGACCAGCTGCCGGCCCACCCGCTGTGGTCCGAGGGGGCGACCACCGACGACGGGCCGGTGGAGGAGTACCCGAGCGGATCGACGTGGACGCTCGCCGCACCGACCGACGAGCAGGGCACGACGTTCCTGGTGCTGGTCGGCTTCACCTTCATGCGGCCGCAGGACGAGACCGCGGCCCAGCTGCTCGCCGGTCACGCCCGAGCGCTCGGAGAGGCCATGACCGGGCTGCGCGATGCCGGCTGA
- a CDS encoding amidase, translating into MTSAGPLSLTQAAHALTHGATTSRALTEDCLARIAAQDADLRAFISVEADLARRQAEAADARLYGGGRLGTLDGLPIAVKDNLSTAGGVTTIGSAIFRDHVATENAGVVDRLEEQGAVRVGKTNLHEFALGVTTENPHFGICRNPWGHKRTPGGSSGGSAVAVATGMALAAIGSDTSGSIRIPAAACGLLGLKPTYGLVSSHGCYPEAWSLDHVGVLTRTAQDAAILLDALSGHDPRVPSSLRVVSSRAVRELEETRPLRIGLEERFFLEAVDPDIETIVREMLDSLARTGAQIELVALPSLDDAIYALTVIDTAETTAFHAEQFRERPQDYGEDVRLLLECGALPTAVDYLQAQQIRSRVRDEFRQVFEQVDVLASPTLPIRTPRVGESTVRVGEQERDRDGELMRLVGPANLAGLPSTSVPCGMLDGMPVGMQFVGPALGEGAVLRAAAAVEELFHLPPVTSWGEEG; encoded by the coding sequence ATGACCAGCGCCGGCCCGCTCAGCCTGACCCAGGCGGCGCACGCCCTCACCCACGGTGCCACCACGTCGCGCGCACTGACCGAGGACTGCCTGGCCCGGATCGCGGCGCAGGATGCTGACCTGCGCGCCTTCATCAGCGTCGAGGCGGACCTCGCCCGGCGCCAGGCCGAAGCGGCCGACGCGCGGCTCTACGGCGGAGGCCGGCTCGGGACGCTCGACGGGCTGCCGATCGCCGTCAAGGACAACCTGTCCACCGCGGGCGGCGTGACGACGATCGGGTCCGCGATCTTCCGTGACCACGTCGCCACCGAGAACGCCGGGGTCGTCGACCGTCTCGAGGAGCAGGGTGCCGTCCGGGTCGGCAAGACGAACCTGCACGAGTTCGCCCTCGGGGTGACCACCGAGAACCCGCACTTCGGGATCTGCCGCAACCCTTGGGGCCACAAGCGGACCCCCGGCGGCTCGAGCGGCGGATCGGCCGTCGCGGTCGCCACCGGCATGGCGCTGGCCGCGATCGGCTCGGACACCTCGGGATCGATCCGGATCCCCGCCGCCGCCTGCGGGCTCCTCGGTCTGAAACCCACCTACGGACTCGTCAGCAGCCACGGCTGCTATCCCGAGGCGTGGAGCCTGGACCACGTGGGCGTGCTGACCCGTACCGCGCAGGATGCCGCCATCCTGCTCGACGCCCTCAGCGGGCACGATCCGCGGGTGCCCTCCTCGCTGCGGGTGGTCTCCTCACGGGCCGTCCGCGAGCTCGAGGAGACGCGGCCGCTGCGGATCGGCCTCGAGGAGCGATTCTTCCTCGAGGCGGTCGACCCCGACATCGAGACCATCGTGCGCGAGATGCTGGATTCCCTGGCGCGCACCGGGGCCCAGATCGAACTCGTCGCCCTCCCCTCGCTCGACGACGCGATCTACGCGCTCACCGTGATCGACACCGCCGAGACCACCGCCTTCCACGCCGAGCAGTTCCGCGAGCGCCCGCAGGACTACGGCGAGGACGTACGGCTGCTCCTCGAGTGCGGTGCGCTGCCCACCGCCGTCGACTACCTCCAGGCCCAGCAGATCCGTTCCCGGGTCCGCGACGAGTTCCGGCAGGTCTTCGAGCAGGTCGACGTGCTCGCCTCACCGACCCTGCCGATCCGCACCCCACGCGTCGGGGAGTCGACGGTCCGGGTCGGGGAGCAGGAGCGGGATCGCGACGGTGAGCTGATGCGTCTGGTCGGCCCCGCCAACCTCGCCGGCCTCCCCTCGACCTCGGTGCCCTGCGGGATGCTCGACGGCATGCCCGTCGGGATGCAGTTCGTGGGCCCGGCACTGGGAGAGGGCGCGGTGCTCCGGGCCGCCGCGGCGGTGGAGGAGCTGTTCCACCTGCCGCCCGTCACGTCCTGGGGCGAGGAGGGCTGA
- a CDS encoding carbohydrate ABC transporter permease: MSQTTSTAPRRGAAEPTSPAPKRASTPARRRTDPIYYFFLFPALALFTLAVTLPAIVGFGYSFTNSIGFGDWEFIGLRNYIAVFRDQGILGAYGFTLGFSLVTVIIVNLIAFALALGLTSRIRFQAALRTIFVLPMVISGIIIAFVFKFLFANTLPAVAQALGIDALSSSILANESLAWVGIVIVTAWSTIPSTMLIYIAGLVTVPSDLYEAAAIDGASPVKKLWHVTLPLVSGYVVINTILGFKNYLNAYDIVVGLTDGGPGTATRTVAMSIFKGFEGGDYGYQMANAAVFFVISIVIAVVQLRLTRGKATFGA; this comes from the coding sequence ATGTCACAGACGACATCCACCGCCCCGCGGCGCGGAGCCGCCGAGCCGACGAGTCCCGCACCGAAGCGCGCGTCGACCCCGGCCCGCCGCCGCACCGACCCGATCTACTACTTCTTCCTGTTCCCGGCTCTCGCGCTGTTCACGCTGGCCGTCACGCTGCCGGCGATCGTCGGCTTCGGATACTCCTTCACCAACTCCATCGGCTTCGGCGACTGGGAGTTCATCGGCCTGCGCAACTACATCGCGGTGTTCCGCGACCAGGGCATCCTCGGCGCCTACGGCTTCACCCTCGGCTTCTCGCTGGTGACCGTGATCATCGTGAACCTCATCGCCTTCGCCCTCGCCCTCGGGCTGACCTCGCGGATCCGCTTCCAGGCCGCGCTGCGCACGATCTTCGTGCTGCCGATGGTCATCTCCGGGATCATCATCGCCTTCGTGTTCAAGTTCCTGTTCGCCAACACCCTCCCCGCCGTCGCGCAGGCGCTGGGCATCGACGCGCTGTCCTCCTCGATCCTGGCGAACGAGAGCCTCGCCTGGGTCGGGATCGTCATCGTCACCGCCTGGTCCACGATCCCCTCGACGATGCTCATCTACATCGCGGGACTGGTGACGGTCCCCAGCGATCTCTACGAGGCCGCCGCGATCGACGGCGCGAGCCCCGTGAAGAAGCTGTGGCACGTGACGCTTCCGCTGGTCAGCGGCTATGTCGTCATCAACACGATCCTCGGTTTCAAGAACTACCTCAACGCCTACGACATCGTCGTCGGCCTCACCGACGGCGGACCCGGCACCGCGACCCGCACGGTCGCCATGTCGATCTTCAAGGGATTCGAGGGCGGCGACTACGGCTACCAGATGGCCAATGCCGCGGTCTTCTTCGTCATCAGCATCGTCATCGCGGTGGTGCAGCTGCGCCTGACCCGCGGGAAAGCGACCTTCGGCGCATGA
- a CDS encoding APC family permease, producing the protein MAGKNAGLKRQLSLVSLVALAAGAVYFLGCLSAFRLRGTHPEWERPFRAPLGKAMFGLGMLVSAAITLVGVTLLPANAWPPIIAYLVIGALVPLAMRFYRARVDPDCTPIILGPEDVGTIEERENA; encoded by the coding sequence ATGGCCGGTAAGAATGCAGGTCTGAAACGCCAGCTGTCCCTCGTCAGCCTCGTCGCCCTCGCGGCCGGCGCCGTGTACTTCCTGGGCTGCCTGTCCGCCTTCCGGCTGCGCGGGACGCACCCCGAGTGGGAGCGCCCCTTCCGCGCTCCCCTGGGCAAGGCGATGTTCGGCCTCGGCATGCTGGTCTCGGCGGCGATCACCCTCGTGGGCGTCACGCTGCTGCCGGCGAACGCATGGCCGCCGATCATCGCCTATCTCGTCATCGGGGCGCTGGTCCCCCTCGCCATGAGGTTCTACCGGGCGCGGGTCGACCCGGACTGCACGCCGATCATCCTGGGACCCGAGGATGTCGGCACCATCGAGGAGCGCGAGAATGCCTGA
- a CDS encoding ABC transporter substrate-binding protein produces MTPPHIPTRREALRLGVYGSALGAVGLTAGCGSEADATGARALRIAQKSEPTGLDPHLESGLDGMNVLINIFDMLTERDAEGELVPRLASGWEAIDEHRWRFRLREDVVFHNGEVFDARSVKFSIERLIDPETASTIVELRAVDHVEIIDDHTVDLVMADPDPVIPEKVSLFGGAMLPPRHFAEVGAERFAAQPVGTGPFRFVSWRKAQLLRLEANEEHWNGRPAFDELHFTAMPNPASALAGIQSDVIDMVSALDPEAALQLEGYKDVELAKYPGIRMYFVVLDTQHEILRDVRVRRALNHAVDVPLLIEAVLNDSGREAATIVPQEAFGHDPDVPAFARDPGEARQLLAEAGHADGFTLRFTSSNEDQLVCEALAGMLGEIGVQLDLELLEPGTFAERLSAEDPSSLGSMYLTGSTGWTLDGGATLQSYVRSDRKRSRIRSERADAMMDTIEQSIDPDVRLEALHEMQQWLHEEAPFLFLYQADLDFATNGEIQWEPNVNGTLAMETAR; encoded by the coding sequence ATGACCCCTCCGCACATCCCCACCCGCCGCGAGGCGCTGCGCCTGGGCGTCTACGGCTCCGCCCTCGGCGCCGTGGGGCTGACCGCCGGCTGCGGCAGCGAGGCCGACGCCACCGGCGCCCGTGCCCTGCGGATCGCCCAGAAGAGCGAGCCGACCGGGCTCGACCCGCATCTCGAGAGCGGCCTGGACGGGATGAACGTCCTCATCAACATCTTCGACATGCTCACCGAGCGCGATGCGGAGGGCGAGCTGGTGCCGCGCCTGGCGAGCGGCTGGGAGGCGATCGACGAGCACCGCTGGCGCTTCCGGCTGCGCGAGGACGTCGTCTTCCACAACGGCGAGGTCTTCGACGCCCGCTCGGTGAAGTTCTCGATCGAGCGCCTGATCGACCCCGAGACCGCCTCGACCATCGTGGAGCTGCGCGCCGTCGACCACGTCGAGATCATCGATGACCACACCGTCGACCTCGTCATGGCCGACCCCGATCCCGTCATTCCCGAGAAGGTCTCCCTCTTCGGCGGGGCCATGCTCCCTCCCCGGCACTTCGCGGAGGTCGGCGCCGAGCGGTTCGCCGCACAGCCCGTCGGCACCGGGCCGTTCCGCTTCGTCTCCTGGCGCAAGGCGCAGCTGCTGCGGCTGGAGGCGAACGAGGAGCACTGGAACGGTCGCCCCGCCTTCGACGAGCTCCACTTCACCGCCATGCCCAATCCCGCCTCGGCGCTCGCCGGCATCCAGTCGGACGTGATCGACATGGTCTCCGCCCTCGACCCGGAGGCCGCCCTCCAGCTCGAGGGGTACAAGGACGTCGAGCTCGCGAAGTACCCCGGCATCCGCATGTACTTCGTCGTCCTCGACACCCAGCACGAGATCCTCCGCGACGTGCGCGTGCGTCGCGCCCTCAACCACGCCGTCGACGTCCCCCTGCTCATCGAGGCCGTCCTGAACGACTCCGGTCGCGAGGCCGCGACGATCGTCCCCCAGGAGGCCTTCGGCCACGACCCCGATGTCCCCGCCTTCGCACGCGACCCGGGAGAGGCCCGGCAGCTCCTCGCGGAAGCCGGTCACGCCGACGGCTTCACGCTGCGCTTCACCTCCTCCAACGAGGACCAGCTGGTCTGCGAGGCCCTCGCCGGCATGCTCGGCGAGATCGGCGTGCAGCTCGACCTCGAACTGCTCGAGCCCGGCACCTTCGCCGAGAGGCTCAGCGCCGAGGACCCCTCGTCGCTGGGCTCGATGTACCTCACCGGCAGCACCGGCTGGACCCTCGACGGCGGCGCGACCCTGCAGTCCTACGTCCGCTCCGACCGCAAGCGCAGCCGCATCCGCTCGGAACGGGCCGACGCGATGATGGACACGATCGAGCAGTCCATCGACCCCGACGTCCGGCTCGAGGCGCTGCACGAGATGCAGCAGTGGCTGCACGAGGAGGCCCCCTTCCTCTTCCTCTACCAGGCCGATCTCGACTTCGCGACCAACGGCGAGATCCAGTGGGAACCCAACGTCAACGGCACCCTGGCGATGGAGACCGCACGATGA
- a CDS encoding carbohydrate ABC transporter permease, whose protein sequence is MSTTTPHLAPSPATDAPARPRRRSRIGRERPQWGATVILLVCSLAVLIPLLVTITMSLKSDAQAVEGEAFALPDPFSLTGFVQAWELTNFPRSLAMSAFVTVIAVTGEIIVSSLAAYAIIRNWDRRLFRWSFFYLLAAMFIPFPVVALPQVQLTGIVGLDNPLGVALLHIVFALAFNTMLFTAFLRSIPLSLEESMRVDGATTWQVFWRLIFPMLGPMAATVGIFAFLGSWNDFMMPSLITSDPTLQTLPVLQNMFQSQFNNSYNIAFASYLMAMAPAIIVYLFTQRWVISGLTQGAVK, encoded by the coding sequence ATGAGCACCACCACCCCGCACCTCGCCCCGTCCCCCGCGACCGACGCCCCGGCGCGCCCCCGGCGCCGTTCACGGATCGGCCGCGAACGCCCCCAGTGGGGCGCCACCGTCATCCTGCTGGTCTGCTCGCTCGCGGTCCTGATCCCGCTGCTGGTCACGATCACCATGTCCCTGAAGTCCGACGCGCAGGCCGTCGAAGGAGAGGCTTTCGCGCTGCCCGACCCGTTCTCGCTGACCGGCTTCGTCCAGGCGTGGGAGCTCACGAACTTCCCGCGCAGCCTCGCGATGTCGGCCTTCGTCACCGTCATCGCGGTGACCGGCGAGATCATCGTGAGCTCTCTGGCCGCCTACGCGATCATCCGCAACTGGGATCGGCGCCTGTTCCGCTGGTCGTTCTTCTATCTGCTGGCGGCGATGTTCATCCCCTTCCCGGTGGTCGCGCTGCCGCAGGTGCAGCTGACCGGCATCGTCGGCCTCGACAACCCGCTCGGTGTCGCACTGCTGCACATCGTGTTCGCGCTCGCCTTCAACACGATGCTGTTCACGGCGTTCCTGCGGTCCATCCCGCTCTCGCTGGAGGAGTCGATGCGGGTCGACGGCGCCACCACCTGGCAGGTGTTCTGGCGGCTCATCTTCCCGATGCTCGGCCCGATGGCCGCGACCGTCGGCATCTTCGCGTTCCTGGGCTCCTGGAACGACTTCATGATGCCGAGCCTCATCACCTCCGACCCCACGCTGCAGACCCTGCCGGTGCTGCAGAACATGTTCCAGTCGCAGTTCAACAACAGCTACAACATCGCCTTCGCCAGCTACCTCATGGCCATGGCGCCCGCGATCATCGTCTACCTGTTCACGCAGCGCTGGGTGATCTCGGGACTCACCCAGGGGGCGGTGAAGTAG
- a CDS encoding serine hydrolase domain-containing protein, with amino-acid sequence MPADPAASEPCGVRASSSPSSSPGGRGQVDPVAREVDDLLAAARENGSFSAAAWAAGSSAGVQRSGRVGTPSRQDPRPIGPDALFDLASVTKPIVALTLLRLVDRGLLALDTRVGEALEDWPDTPITRADLRSLLTHTSGAPGPTPLWREHADRDSFLHALAHLEFTDPGTWRYSSMGFIALGLVAERATGLPLDELVAREITHPLDMHETRFGPVDPARAVATEDCPWRGRLVRGTVHDENAVVLGAPAGHAGLFGTAHDLGLLAGALLCGELLAPELQRAMLGAEDGRPLGWWPREQCTYLGEGFGDRAFGHTGFTGTGLVLDPSRDSWYCLLANRIHPSRNSQGFEEVRAAFHELLARDRTTSPPPG; translated from the coding sequence ATGCCGGCTGACCCGGCGGCGAGCGAGCCCTGCGGGGTCCGGGCCTCGTCATCGCCGTCGTCGAGCCCAGGAGGTCGCGGGCAGGTCGACCCGGTCGCACGCGAGGTCGACGATCTGCTGGCCGCAGCGCGCGAGAACGGCTCCTTCAGCGCCGCCGCATGGGCCGCCGGCTCCTCCGCGGGCGTGCAGCGCAGCGGTCGGGTCGGGACGCCCTCGCGCCAGGACCCCCGCCCGATCGGACCGGACGCCCTGTTCGACCTGGCCTCGGTCACCAAGCCGATCGTCGCCCTCACCCTGCTGCGCCTGGTCGACCGCGGCCTGCTCGCGCTCGACACCCGAGTGGGGGAGGCGCTGGAGGACTGGCCGGACACCCCGATCACTCGCGCCGACCTGCGCTCCCTGCTCACCCACACCTCGGGAGCGCCCGGGCCGACGCCGCTGTGGCGCGAGCACGCCGATCGCGACTCGTTCCTGCACGCCCTCGCCCACCTGGAGTTCACCGACCCCGGCACCTGGCGCTACTCCTCGATGGGGTTCATCGCCCTCGGCCTGGTCGCGGAGCGCGCCACAGGACTGCCGCTCGATGAGCTCGTGGCCCGCGAGATCACGCATCCGCTGGACATGCACGAGACGCGCTTCGGCCCCGTGGACCCGGCACGTGCCGTCGCGACCGAGGACTGCCCGTGGCGCGGACGCCTCGTGCGCGGCACGGTGCACGACGAGAACGCCGTCGTGCTCGGAGCCCCGGCCGGGCACGCCGGGCTCTTCGGCACGGCGCACGACCTCGGACTCCTTGCGGGGGCCCTGCTGTGCGGGGAGCTGCTCGCCCCCGAGCTCCAGCGGGCGATGCTCGGGGCCGAGGACGGCCGCCCGCTGGGCTGGTGGCCGCGCGAGCAGTGCACCTACCTCGGCGAGGGCTTCGGGGACCGGGCCTTCGGCCATACCGGCTTCACCGGCACCGGCCTCGTGCTCGACCCGTCTCGGGACAGCTGGTACTGCCTCCTGGCCAACCGCATCCACCCATCGAGAAACTCGCAGGGCTTCGAGGAGGTGCGCGCCGCCTTCCACGAACTGCTCGCGCGGGATCGGACTACTTCACCGCCCCCTGGGTGA